Proteins from a single region of Oncorhynchus nerka isolate Pitt River linkage group LG18, Oner_Uvic_2.0, whole genome shotgun sequence:
- the LOC115146239 gene encoding delta-like protein 4 isoform X1 has translation MATWFTFIIAIIITIFKQVLGSGVFELDLHQFQNNRGLLANGVACSPACRTFFRVCLKNYQTIVSPGDCYFGSVVTPVLGTNSFSVMEDGTFTKPIRLPLTHFAWPGSFSLIIEAWFSPSADLPEADTNNPALLISYFAIQRKLEVGDEWSQDVQSVRQTELRYSYRFICHENYYGDSCSKICAPRDDRFGHYTCNPDGQISCLPGWKGQYCEEPICLEGCSKINGNCSRPGQCVCREGWQGTFCNECKRHPSCKHGTCQQPWQCTCKEGWGGLLCDQDLNYCTHHKPCRNGATCMNTGQGSYTCTCQPGFTGDKCDSEVRECDSQPCRNGGQCLDLENGYRCACPQGFEGTHCEHRMLTCADSPCFHGKCRERDNGRSYMCECPGGFTGLNCEKKVDKCTSLPCTNGGRCVIHGTTRWCSCRSGFTGPRCEININECSMNPCANGASCMDRINDYTCICPLGYTGRNCDKPTDSCASKPCLNGGTCTNRAKGQPADCTCSAHFSGTQCQYYDVPLLIPSSPSPSPVRETQDRLNWAAICLGVGLVVLLVLIFMVAMVLRHIQQQRKREQDSETMNNLSHFQKENLISDLQLKNTNKKVDLEVEVDCLREKSQNHKHINYHLDNKTFKEYKDEPSQEDKDENCKKTIEEKMPLSRKYSERPECRIATICSPRDSIYQSVFVIAEEKNECVIATEV, from the exons ATGGCAACTTGGTTTACCTTTATCATCGCAATTATTATAACGATTTTTAAGCAG GTTCTGGGATCTGGTGTATTCGAGCTTGATCTTCATCAGTTTCAGAATAATAGAGGTTTGCTGGCAAACGGCGTAGCTTGTAGTCCAGCGTGTAGGACTTTTTTTCGAGTTTGCTTGAAGAACTACCAGACCATAGTGTCACCAGGTGACTGCTACTTCGGCAGTGTCGTTACACCTGTACTAGGCACCAACTCGTTCAGCGTCATGGAGGACGGCACGTTCACTAAACCTATTCGCCTGCCACTCACCCACTTCGCATGGCCG GGCTCGTTTTCTCTAATCATTGAAGCATGGTTTTCTCCTTCAGCGGATCTACCTGAAG CAGATACAAACAACCCTGCTTTATTGATTAGTTATTTTGCCATTCAAAGAAAGTTGGAAGTAGGAGATGAGTGGTCCCAGGATGTGCAAAGTGTGAGGCAGACGGAGTTAAGGTACTCATACCGGTTCATCTGCCATGAAAATTACTACGGGGACAGTTGTTCAAAAATATGCGCTCCAAGAGACGACCGTTTTGGCCactacacctgcaaccctgacggGCAAATATCATGTCTACCGGGCTGGAAGGGACAATACTGCGAAGAAC CAATTTGCCTTGAAGGATGCAGCAAAATAAATGGAAATTGCTCAAGGCCAGGACAGTGTGT ATGCAGAGAGGGCTGGCAGGGCACCTTCTGTAATGAGTGTAAAAGGCATCCATCCTGCAAACATGGCACTTGTCAGCAGCCCTGGCAGTGCACCTGCAAAGAGGGCTGGGGAGGCCTCCTCTGTGACCAAG ATCTGAACTATTGCACCCATCACAAGCCGTGTCGTAATGGGGCCACTTGTATGAACACGGGCCAGGGGAGCTACACCTGTACCTGCCAGCCGGGCTTCACAGGGGATAAGTGTGACAGCGAGGTCAGGGAGTGCGACAGCCAGCCCTGTCGGAACGGAGGCCAGTGCTTG GACCTTGAGAACGGCTATAGGTGTGCATGTCCACAGGGGTTCGAGGGGACGCACTGCGAGCACAGAATGCTGACTTGTGCCGATTCACCCTGCTTCCACGGGAAGTGCAGAGAAAGGGACAACGGGCGGAGCTACATGTGCGAGTGCCCAGGGGGCTTCACTGGACTCAACTGTGAAAAGAAAGTGGACAAATGCACCTCCTTGCCCTGTACAAATG gtGGACGTTGTGTTATCCACGGAACCACACGTTGGTGCAGCTGCCGCTCAGGCTTCACTGGCCCACGCTGCGAGATCAACATCAACGAGTGTTCCATGAACCCCTGCGCCAACGGAGCCAGCTGCATGGACCGCATCAACGACTACACCTGTATCTGCCCCCTGGGCTACACCGGCCGCAACTGTGACAAGCCCACTGACAGCTGTGCCTCCAAACCCTGCCTGAACGGTGGGACCTGCACCAACAGGGCCAAAGGCCAGCCTGCTGACTGCACCTGCTCAGCCCACTTCAGCGGCACCCAGTGCCAGTACTACGATGTGCCTTTACTCATCCcctccagccccagccccagccctgtcAGAGAGACCCAAGACAGGCTCAACTGGGCAGCCATCTGTCTGGGTGTGGGCCTGGTGGTGCTCCTGGTGCTGATCTTCATGGTGGCCATGGTCCTGCGCCACATCCAGCAGCAGAGGAAGAGGGAGCAGGACTCAGAGACCATGAACAACCTTTCACATTTCCAGAAGGAGAACCTAATTTCTGACCTGCAGCTGAAGAACACCAACAAAAAGGTGgacctggaggtggaggtggattgTCTCAGGGAGAAGTCCCAAAAccacaaacacatcaactatcaCTTGGACAACAAAACCTTCAAGGAGTACAAGGATGAGCCGTCGCAAGAGGATAAAGACGAGAACTGTAAAAAGACGATAGAGGAGAAAATGCCGTTGAGTAGAAAGTACAG CGAAAGGCCAGAGTGTAGGATAGCAACGATATGTTCTCCAAGAGATTCCATATACCAGTCTGTGTTTGTGATAGCAGAGGAGAAAAATGAATGCGTCATAGCAACTGAG GTATAA
- the LOC115146239 gene encoding delta-like protein 4 isoform X2, producing MATWFTFIIAIIITIFKQVLGSGVFELDLHQFQNNRGLLANGVACSPACRTFFRVCLKNYQTIVSPGDCYFGSVVTPVLGTNSFSVMEDGTFTKPIRLPLTHFAWPGSFSLIIEAWFSPSADLPEDTNNPALLISYFAIQRKLEVGDEWSQDVQSVRQTELRYSYRFICHENYYGDSCSKICAPRDDRFGHYTCNPDGQISCLPGWKGQYCEEPICLEGCSKINGNCSRPGQCVCREGWQGTFCNECKRHPSCKHGTCQQPWQCTCKEGWGGLLCDQDLNYCTHHKPCRNGATCMNTGQGSYTCTCQPGFTGDKCDSEVRECDSQPCRNGGQCLDLENGYRCACPQGFEGTHCEHRMLTCADSPCFHGKCRERDNGRSYMCECPGGFTGLNCEKKVDKCTSLPCTNGGRCVIHGTTRWCSCRSGFTGPRCEININECSMNPCANGASCMDRINDYTCICPLGYTGRNCDKPTDSCASKPCLNGGTCTNRAKGQPADCTCSAHFSGTQCQYYDVPLLIPSSPSPSPVRETQDRLNWAAICLGVGLVVLLVLIFMVAMVLRHIQQQRKREQDSETMNNLSHFQKENLISDLQLKNTNKKVDLEVEVDCLREKSQNHKHINYHLDNKTFKEYKDEPSQEDKDENCKKTIEEKMPLSRKYSERPECRIATICSPRDSIYQSVFVIAEEKNECVIATEV from the exons ATGGCAACTTGGTTTACCTTTATCATCGCAATTATTATAACGATTTTTAAGCAG GTTCTGGGATCTGGTGTATTCGAGCTTGATCTTCATCAGTTTCAGAATAATAGAGGTTTGCTGGCAAACGGCGTAGCTTGTAGTCCAGCGTGTAGGACTTTTTTTCGAGTTTGCTTGAAGAACTACCAGACCATAGTGTCACCAGGTGACTGCTACTTCGGCAGTGTCGTTACACCTGTACTAGGCACCAACTCGTTCAGCGTCATGGAGGACGGCACGTTCACTAAACCTATTCGCCTGCCACTCACCCACTTCGCATGGCCG GGCTCGTTTTCTCTAATCATTGAAGCATGGTTTTCTCCTTCAGCGGATCTACCTGAAG ATACAAACAACCCTGCTTTATTGATTAGTTATTTTGCCATTCAAAGAAAGTTGGAAGTAGGAGATGAGTGGTCCCAGGATGTGCAAAGTGTGAGGCAGACGGAGTTAAGGTACTCATACCGGTTCATCTGCCATGAAAATTACTACGGGGACAGTTGTTCAAAAATATGCGCTCCAAGAGACGACCGTTTTGGCCactacacctgcaaccctgacggGCAAATATCATGTCTACCGGGCTGGAAGGGACAATACTGCGAAGAAC CAATTTGCCTTGAAGGATGCAGCAAAATAAATGGAAATTGCTCAAGGCCAGGACAGTGTGT ATGCAGAGAGGGCTGGCAGGGCACCTTCTGTAATGAGTGTAAAAGGCATCCATCCTGCAAACATGGCACTTGTCAGCAGCCCTGGCAGTGCACCTGCAAAGAGGGCTGGGGAGGCCTCCTCTGTGACCAAG ATCTGAACTATTGCACCCATCACAAGCCGTGTCGTAATGGGGCCACTTGTATGAACACGGGCCAGGGGAGCTACACCTGTACCTGCCAGCCGGGCTTCACAGGGGATAAGTGTGACAGCGAGGTCAGGGAGTGCGACAGCCAGCCCTGTCGGAACGGAGGCCAGTGCTTG GACCTTGAGAACGGCTATAGGTGTGCATGTCCACAGGGGTTCGAGGGGACGCACTGCGAGCACAGAATGCTGACTTGTGCCGATTCACCCTGCTTCCACGGGAAGTGCAGAGAAAGGGACAACGGGCGGAGCTACATGTGCGAGTGCCCAGGGGGCTTCACTGGACTCAACTGTGAAAAGAAAGTGGACAAATGCACCTCCTTGCCCTGTACAAATG gtGGACGTTGTGTTATCCACGGAACCACACGTTGGTGCAGCTGCCGCTCAGGCTTCACTGGCCCACGCTGCGAGATCAACATCAACGAGTGTTCCATGAACCCCTGCGCCAACGGAGCCAGCTGCATGGACCGCATCAACGACTACACCTGTATCTGCCCCCTGGGCTACACCGGCCGCAACTGTGACAAGCCCACTGACAGCTGTGCCTCCAAACCCTGCCTGAACGGTGGGACCTGCACCAACAGGGCCAAAGGCCAGCCTGCTGACTGCACCTGCTCAGCCCACTTCAGCGGCACCCAGTGCCAGTACTACGATGTGCCTTTACTCATCCcctccagccccagccccagccctgtcAGAGAGACCCAAGACAGGCTCAACTGGGCAGCCATCTGTCTGGGTGTGGGCCTGGTGGTGCTCCTGGTGCTGATCTTCATGGTGGCCATGGTCCTGCGCCACATCCAGCAGCAGAGGAAGAGGGAGCAGGACTCAGAGACCATGAACAACCTTTCACATTTCCAGAAGGAGAACCTAATTTCTGACCTGCAGCTGAAGAACACCAACAAAAAGGTGgacctggaggtggaggtggattgTCTCAGGGAGAAGTCCCAAAAccacaaacacatcaactatcaCTTGGACAACAAAACCTTCAAGGAGTACAAGGATGAGCCGTCGCAAGAGGATAAAGACGAGAACTGTAAAAAGACGATAGAGGAGAAAATGCCGTTGAGTAGAAAGTACAG CGAAAGGCCAGAGTGTAGGATAGCAACGATATGTTCTCCAAGAGATTCCATATACCAGTCTGTGTTTGTGATAGCAGAGGAGAAAAATGAATGCGTCATAGCAACTGAG GTATAA
- the LOC115146651 gene encoding glutathione-specific gamma-glutamylcyclotransferase 1-like: MKLLDITVSEKPSLWIFGYGSLVWKPDFKHKRNYVGYIKGFSRRFWHGDNFHRGDKNLPGRVVTLVEDHDACTWGIAYEVTDSQMEESLQYLNVREAVLGGYATKVVEFTPREKCQGSLLALVYIATSDNPIYLGPATPTEIAAQIAICRGNTGHNIEYLLRLAEFMRLYCPEVEDDHLFSIEAAALALLI; encoded by the exons ATGAAGCTACTGGACATTACTGTATCAGAAAAACCCAGCCTGTGGATATTCGGATATGGCTCATTAGTCTGGAAACCAGACTTCAAACACAAGAGAAACTACGTCGGCTATATCAAAGGATTTAGTAGACGCTTCTGGCATGGGGACAATTTTCATCGAGGAGACAAAAACTTG CCAGGTAGAGTGGTGACTTTAGTGGAAGATCATGAT GCTTGCACCTGGGGGATAGCCTACGAGGTCACCGACTCCCAAATGGAGGAGTCTCTGCAGTATCTGAATGTGAGAGAGGCTGTGCTGGGGGGCTACGCCACCAAGGTGGTGGAGTTCACTCCCAGAGAGAAGTGCCAAGGGTCTCTGCTTGCCCTGGTCTACATCGCCACCTCTGACAACCCCATATATCTTGGGCCTGCCACTCCCACAGAGATAGCTGCTCAGATTGCCATCTGCAGAGGCAACACGGGCCACAACATAGAGTACCTCCTTCGCCTGGCTGAGTTCATGAGGCTGTACTGTCCTGAGGTAGAGGATGACCATCTCTTCTCCATAGAGGCAGCCGCCCTGGCTCTGCTCATCTGA